In the genome of Oceanispirochaeta sp. M1, one region contains:
- a CDS encoding sugar ABC transporter ATP-binding protein codes for MQTDSIVEVRDLTKSFPGVQALKGVSFDIKRNSCHCVIGENGAGKSTFIKILTGAYQKSSGQISFNGEPFNPVSIKDAMNSGISVLYQELNVVDDLTVEENLTLGKEKTRFGLVQKSENMDRVKEILKGLDDSIELGMSVSRLSVAQKQVIEIAKAISSDCQILVMDEPTASLSEEEVRRLFLVIEKLKKEGITIVFISHKLSEIFEIGDNITVFRDGEMIETRPVADIMKQCHNSVPDSCVELVRMMLGKVVIEEYIPSKTDKSVKLLEASKISNRKLKDVSFDLHKGEILGFYGLMGAGKTEVARVLFGIDEYSGNIDINGSKAEYKNARGALKAGIAMVPEERRVDGIFGKLPIRVNIPMMRISSVLTNKLINSDKENKLADRYMKSMSVAARDREQPVAFLSGGNQQKVVIAKCLNRESDIILMDEPTRGVDVGAKKEIHDIIRDLANEGKGVIVFSSELPEIIQLCDRIVLMHEGKARDIIQNSTDIDSDRIMSVVAGGTL; via the coding sequence ATGCAGACAGACTCAATTGTCGAAGTTCGGGATCTTACAAAAAGTTTTCCCGGAGTACAGGCCCTCAAGGGTGTAAGTTTCGATATCAAAAGAAATTCCTGCCACTGTGTCATTGGTGAGAATGGTGCCGGGAAATCAACCTTTATCAAAATACTGACAGGGGCATATCAGAAATCTTCCGGTCAGATCAGTTTTAATGGTGAACCATTTAATCCCGTTTCAATAAAGGATGCCATGAACAGCGGCATCAGTGTGCTCTATCAGGAGTTAAATGTTGTAGATGATCTTACTGTAGAGGAAAACCTCACACTTGGTAAGGAAAAAACCCGTTTCGGCCTTGTTCAGAAAAGTGAAAACATGGATAGGGTTAAAGAGATCCTTAAAGGTCTGGATGATTCTATCGAGCTTGGAATGAGTGTCAGTAGACTCAGCGTTGCTCAGAAACAGGTGATAGAGATTGCAAAGGCAATTTCATCTGACTGCCAGATTCTGGTTATGGACGAACCTACGGCTTCTCTGAGTGAAGAAGAAGTAAGACGCCTCTTTCTTGTTATTGAAAAATTAAAAAAAGAGGGCATCACTATTGTCTTTATTTCCCATAAGCTCAGTGAAATCTTTGAAATCGGAGATAATATCACGGTCTTTAGAGATGGTGAGATGATAGAAACAAGACCGGTTGCAGATATTATGAAACAGTGCCATAACAGCGTACCTGATTCCTGTGTTGAACTGGTTCGTATGATGCTTGGCAAGGTAGTTATCGAAGAATATATCCCCAGCAAAACAGATAAATCAGTGAAACTGCTTGAAGCCAGTAAAATCTCCAACAGGAAATTGAAGGATGTTTCATTTGATCTTCATAAAGGAGAAATCCTCGGTTTTTATGGATTGATGGGTGCTGGAAAAACAGAAGTTGCCCGTGTTCTCTTTGGTATTGATGAATACTCTGGAAATATTGATATAAACGGCAGCAAGGCTGAATATAAGAATGCCCGTGGTGCATTGAAGGCCGGTATTGCAATGGTTCCGGAAGAGCGGAGAGTGGACGGTATTTTTGGTAAACTTCCGATCCGTGTCAATATACCCATGATGAGAATCTCCAGTGTATTAACAAATAAACTCATTAACAGCGATAAAGAGAATAAACTGGCTGATAGATATATGAAAAGTATGTCTGTAGCAGCTAGAGACCGGGAACAGCCGGTTGCCTTCCTCAGCGGTGGTAATCAACAGAAAGTTGTTATTGCAAAGTGTCTGAACCGTGAGAGTGATATTATTCTTATGGATGAGCCAACCAGAGGCGTTGATGTGGGTGCTAAAAAAGAGATCCATGACATCATCAGAGATCTGGCAAATGAAGGGAAAGGTGTTATCGTTTTTTCTTCGGAACTCCCTGAAATTATACAACTCTGCGATCGTATTGTGCTGATGCATGAAGGAAAGGCCAGAGATATTATACAGAACAGCACTGATATTGACAGTGATCGAATTATGTCAGTAGTAGCAGGAGGAACACTTTAG
- a CDS encoding ribulose-phosphate 3-epimerase — protein MRSEKIGIIDNRIKIAAGLFWADYGNLGGTVRELESAGADWIHLEMRDGQYMNFNAPRGGLDVLMGIRPHTSLEIEIQLQMVRPTFDLYRQLKDAGADLITIPLETAMENTMQDITFIKDALGLKVGVWGWQGLPLDFFRQYIPFVDIIEYESRARFWINEKGKTPHLIDPIMIQSIADLKQMIRDAGRDHEVDLMEDGGIGPGNAAPFIEAGMTVGEFSSALLKGEDGEGPGNRFIPGIGKITKAVKNLRQSLDENSSE, from the coding sequence ATGAGATCAGAGAAAATTGGTATCATTGATAATAGAATTAAGATAGCCGCAGGACTTTTCTGGGCTGATTATGGAAATCTTGGCGGGACAGTTCGGGAGCTTGAATCAGCGGGGGCCGACTGGATTCATCTGGAGATGAGAGATGGTCAGTATATGAATTTCAATGCTCCCAGGGGAGGTCTTGATGTACTTATGGGTATCAGACCTCATACCAGTCTGGAGATTGAAATACAGCTGCAGATGGTCCGTCCGACATTTGACCTGTACAGGCAGTTGAAGGATGCAGGGGCAGACCTGATTACTATCCCCCTGGAGACCGCCATGGAAAACACCATGCAGGATATCACCTTTATAAAGGATGCTCTGGGGCTTAAGGTGGGAGTATGGGGCTGGCAGGGACTTCCTCTGGATTTTTTCAGGCAGTATATTCCTTTTGTTGATATTATTGAGTATGAAAGTAGAGCTCGTTTCTGGATCAATGAGAAGGGAAAGACCCCTCACCTGATAGACCCGATTATGATTCAGAGTATTGCTGATCTGAAACAGATGATCCGGGATGCAGGACGGGATCATGAGGTCGACCTGATGGAAGACGGTGGTATCGGGCCGGGTAATGCGGCACCTTTCATTGAAGCTGGAATGACTGTTGGTGAGTTCTCGTCGGCTCTGTTGAAAGGTGAGGATGGAGAGGGACCGGGAAATCGTTTTATACCAGGCATCGGTAAAATTACAAAAGCAGTTAAGAATTTGAGACAGTCTCTGGATGAGAATTCTTCTGAATAA
- a CDS encoding ABC transporter permease has product MKSISSYLKKTGLLRDQRFLMFLVFILLNIVFGVITNNFFSKYNYFNMFRQAAQIIIVGCGGVLLMMTGNYDLSTGSNVAFSGVLYALLGSVYGWPLYLAAIVCVFGGLMFGVINGTLVAKFNFPPFIASLGMMYIGRGLALVACNGQSIREDMPANWSKLARGSFAGFPIPMIIMVVFMLLFMVITRKSLLGKYAMAIGGNKQAAFFSGINDKKVIFSIYIIVGALAALSGVMFASRIGAGDPRVAYGFEFDVIVAILLGGTSINGGKGTIIGMFLGAMVVTVLGNGLNMMNILAFWQQILKGLILVLAIIMNEQLSKSEVSHDTDAVSPA; this is encoded by the coding sequence ATGAAAAGTATTAGCTCATATCTGAAGAAAACAGGTTTACTCAGGGATCAGAGATTTCTTATGTTTCTTGTTTTCATTCTCCTTAATATAGTTTTCGGAGTAATTACAAATAATTTTTTCAGTAAATATAATTATTTCAACATGTTTCGCCAGGCTGCTCAGATTATTATTGTGGGTTGCGGGGGAGTTCTTCTTATGATGACAGGTAATTATGACCTGTCTACAGGAAGTAATGTTGCTTTTTCCGGGGTTCTGTATGCCTTGCTTGGTTCCGTATATGGCTGGCCCCTGTATCTGGCGGCAATCGTCTGTGTCTTCGGCGGACTCATGTTCGGCGTAATCAACGGAACTTTGGTAGCTAAATTTAATTTCCCTCCCTTTATAGCCTCATTGGGGATGATGTATATAGGACGAGGATTGGCTTTGGTGGCTTGTAATGGTCAGTCTATCAGGGAGGATATGCCTGCCAACTGGTCAAAACTTGCCCGTGGATCTTTTGCCGGATTTCCCATTCCAATGATTATCATGGTGGTGTTTATGCTGCTCTTTATGGTTATCACCAGAAAATCACTTTTGGGTAAATATGCTATGGCAATCGGTGGAAATAAACAGGCGGCCTTCTTTTCAGGTATTAATGATAAAAAAGTAATTTTTAGTATTTATATTATTGTGGGAGCCCTTGCTGCATTGTCGGGAGTTATGTTTGCTTCAAGGATAGGTGCCGGTGATCCCCGTGTGGCCTATGGCTTTGAGTTTGATGTGATTGTAGCGATATTACTCGGTGGTACCAGTATCAACGGAGGTAAAGGGACAATCATCGGTATGTTTCTTGGAGCAATGGTTGTAACTGTTCTTGGTAATGGTCTCAATATGATGAACATACTTGCTTTCTGGCAGCAAATATTGAAGGGTCTCATTCTTGTACTGGCGATCATAATGAATGAACAATTAAGTAAAAGTGAAGTCAGTCATGATACTGACGCTGTGAGCCCTGCTTAA
- a CDS encoding IclR family transcriptional regulator produces the protein MAKMETENAITDTFDDDRKQSKYLIPNIARALKILEYLARDKKEASIAEISNAFSYPKNSVFRVIKSLEYYGYVEEESRKYHATPRLLYLGYAGMRNKGLIENSIDVMHALRDEINETVLIGSLLGNEVVMVEQLISFQHIKFTAEIGKRVHVQTSAPGKAIMAFLPEDERNNIVNQITFVRYTDNTVPSKKAMLDEMAVVQAQGYAVDDGEEVPDVHCIGVPIFDYRHYPIAALWIVGPEYRVTRDQYKEIGETLISHALKISKRFGYDPG, from the coding sequence ATGGCTAAAATGGAAACAGAAAATGCAATTACTGATACCTTTGATGATGACAGGAAACAGAGTAAATATCTGATCCCTAATATTGCCAGGGCATTGAAAATACTGGAATATCTTGCCAGAGATAAGAAAGAAGCCTCTATTGCTGAAATTTCTAATGCATTCAGCTATCCAAAGAACAGTGTATTCAGGGTCATTAAAAGTCTGGAATACTACGGATATGTTGAAGAGGAATCCAGGAAATATCATGCGACTCCCCGTTTATTGTATCTGGGGTATGCAGGGATGCGTAATAAAGGGCTTATTGAAAATTCTATAGATGTAATGCATGCTCTGCGTGATGAAATAAATGAAACTGTCCTGATCGGCAGTCTCCTTGGAAATGAAGTGGTCATGGTAGAACAGCTTATTTCATTTCAGCATATAAAATTCACTGCCGAAATCGGTAAAAGAGTTCACGTTCAGACTTCGGCTCCCGGAAAGGCCATTATGGCATTTCTTCCTGAAGATGAAAGGAACAACATAGTCAATCAGATAACCTTTGTACGATACACTGACAATACGGTTCCCAGTAAGAAAGCCATGCTTGATGAGATGGCTGTTGTACAGGCTCAGGGTTATGCTGTTGATGATGGTGAGGAAGTACCGGATGTTCACTGTATCGGTGTCCCTATATTTGATTATCGCCACTATCCTATAGCCGCATTGTGGATCGTGGGTCCGGAATATCGGGTAACCAGAGATCAATATAAGGAAATCGGGGAAACCTTAATCAGTCATGCATTGAAAATTTCCAAACGTTTTGGTTATGATCCCGGTTGA
- a CDS encoding heme-degrading domain-containing protein: MKSLSELLEEEKSFCFDTFTEKTAWALGCAAVKECMLQDLPVAIRIERDEQILFQSALKGSCRDNDLWLGGKARLVRHFRHSSFYISRKLIKDKEDLYSKYILKPELYRAKGGGIPLFLKDGIIAAVLIISGLKDNEDHDLAVKITKDFLKEEIASP; this comes from the coding sequence ATGAAAAGTCTTTCAGAGCTTCTGGAAGAGGAAAAATCATTCTGTTTCGATACTTTCACAGAGAAGACTGCCTGGGCACTGGGATGCGCTGCTGTAAAAGAGTGTATGCTTCAGGATCTCCCTGTAGCCATACGCATTGAGAGAGATGAACAGATTCTTTTTCAATCCGCCTTAAAGGGCAGCTGCCGGGATAATGACCTCTGGCTTGGGGGAAAGGCAAGACTTGTCAGGCATTTCAGACACAGTTCCTTCTATATATCCAGAAAACTGATAAAAGATAAGGAAGATCTCTACAGTAAATACATACTGAAACCCGAACTGTACAGAGCTAAGGGTGGTGGAATTCCTCTGTTTCTTAAAGACGGGATCATTGCAGCTGTTCTTATAATTTCCGGACTGAAAGACAATGAAGACCATGATCTGGCAGTGAAGATTACCAAAGACTTTCTTAAAGAAGAAATAGCTTCCCCATGA
- a CDS encoding Gfo/Idh/MocA family protein, which translates to MKYRSETGVNLKMEKIVIAMAGFGGIGRIHQLAWSDISYIYPGQLPDIFIKGVCRSTVAGAEETASKAGFEKAYRDYDELLADPEVDIVDLVTPNSLHKSQIMKALKAGKHVLCEKPLALNAGEARELEQAAVESDRQIGMVFNYRFIPAIMKAKELMEQGRIGEIYSFRGEYFHTGYQNPSRPFSWRMDFEKSGGGALADLGSHVIDLLRFLLGDFSSVKADMKTYIKERPLADGSGKRESVTVDDAAWLQCELDSGAQGTIEVSRFATGTLDNLNITVYGSRGSFSFKLMDPNFLYYFDEDNKGMGWNRLETLQHYPDAKIPAPRSVIGWTRFHTENQYRFLKSIVEGKSFSPSLSDGAAVQYVMDAAYRSAAEGQRFSVSS; encoded by the coding sequence ATGAAATATAGATCAGAAACAGGAGTGAATTTAAAGATGGAAAAAATAGTAATTGCCATGGCCGGATTCGGTGGAATCGGACGTATACATCAGCTTGCCTGGTCTGATATTTCATATATTTATCCGGGGCAGCTTCCGGATATATTTATTAAAGGAGTCTGCAGGTCTACGGTTGCGGGTGCTGAAGAAACAGCTTCTAAGGCCGGTTTTGAGAAGGCCTATCGGGACTATGATGAGCTTCTGGCTGATCCTGAAGTTGATATTGTAGATCTGGTCACTCCGAATTCACTCCATAAGAGTCAGATCATGAAGGCATTGAAGGCTGGGAAGCATGTACTCTGCGAAAAGCCTCTGGCACTGAATGCTGGAGAAGCAAGAGAATTGGAACAGGCCGCTGTAGAGTCTGACAGACAGATAGGGATGGTATTCAATTATCGTTTTATCCCTGCCATTATGAAGGCAAAAGAGTTGATGGAGCAGGGAAGAATAGGCGAGATATACTCCTTCAGAGGGGAATACTTTCATACTGGTTATCAGAATCCCTCCCGACCTTTCTCCTGGAGAATGGATTTTGAAAAGTCCGGTGGAGGAGCCTTGGCGGACTTGGGAAGTCATGTGATTGATCTTCTTCGCTTCCTTTTGGGGGATTTCAGTTCTGTAAAAGCAGATATGAAGACCTATATAAAGGAGAGGCCCCTGGCCGACGGTAGCGGAAAGAGAGAATCCGTTACCGTGGATGATGCTGCCTGGCTTCAATGTGAACTGGATTCAGGTGCACAGGGGACAATTGAGGTCTCACGTTTTGCCACAGGAACTCTGGATAATCTGAATATCACAGTCTACGGCAGCAGGGGCTCCTTCAGTTTTAAGCTGATGGACCCGAATTTTCTCTATTATTTTGATGAGGATAATAAAGGGATGGGATGGAATCGTCTGGAAACCCTTCAGCATTACCCTGATGCAAAGATTCCTGCACCCCGCTCAGTCATAGGCTGGACCCGATTTCATACAGAGAACCAGTATCGTTTTCTTAAATCAATTGTTGAGGGTAAGTCTTTCTCTCCTTCACTCAGTGATGGAGCAGCTGTGCAGTATGTGATGGATGCAGCCTACAGGAGTGCTGCAGAGGGACAGAGATTTTCTGTCTCTTCCTGA
- a CDS encoding IclR family transcriptional regulator, which produces MSDDSNSRDERYLIPNVGRSLRILEYLAREVPEASIPEITKHFDIPKNSVFRIIKSLELSGFVEEKERKYYVTPRLLYLGYSGMNKKGFIANSLDSMNTLRDEINETVMIGTLLGNHIVILEQLPAYELIKFTTDIGHRVPVQASAPGKAIIAALPEHERSNLLNHLTFTRFTDYTLPSKTAMLDEIIKVQEAGYSIDKGEEVSGICCVAACVLDYRNTPIGSIWVTGPEKRMRDKGMERIGQAVSNAAGRISRKFGFDQPDHN; this is translated from the coding sequence ATGAGTGATGATTCAAACTCTCGAGACGAGCGTTATCTTATTCCAAATGTAGGACGCTCTTTGAGAATTCTGGAATATCTGGCCAGGGAAGTTCCCGAGGCCAGTATTCCTGAAATCACAAAACATTTTGATATCCCTAAAAACAGTGTTTTCAGGATTATTAAGAGTCTTGAACTAAGCGGGTTTGTGGAGGAGAAGGAGAGGAAATATTATGTGACTCCCCGTCTCCTCTATCTGGGTTACTCAGGGATGAATAAAAAGGGATTTATTGCCAATTCTCTGGACTCAATGAACACTCTGAGAGATGAGATCAATGAAACTGTAATGATTGGTACACTTCTGGGGAATCATATTGTCATCCTGGAACAGCTCCCTGCCTATGAACTGATAAAGTTTACAACTGATATCGGACATAGGGTTCCTGTACAGGCTTCAGCACCAGGAAAAGCCATTATTGCAGCACTTCCAGAACATGAAAGGAGTAATCTTCTGAATCATCTCACCTTTACACGTTTCACAGATTATACCCTCCCCAGTAAGACTGCAATGCTTGACGAAATCATAAAAGTCCAGGAAGCCGGTTATTCCATTGATAAGGGGGAAGAGGTCAGCGGTATCTGCTGTGTTGCTGCCTGTGTTCTTGATTATCGCAATACTCCCATCGGTTCAATCTGGGTAACAGGGCCCGAGAAAAGAATGAGAGATAAAGGGATGGAACGGATTGGGCAGGCAGTCTCAAACGCTGCAGGGAGAATTTCACGTAAATTCGGCTTTGATCAGCCGGATCATAATTAA
- a CDS encoding GMC oxidoreductase, which produces MNANKNWNPDKIYDFLIIGSGMGGSSIAHALHSSGASILMVERGDFIKQEKENWSVSELVLKKRYAADEVWLDKNGIEFKPRMYYNVGGNNKFFGGSALRLRKSDFNSDWPIDYKELSPWYKRAEELMGVRGEAGEDSTEPDDQCYSLPPVEHEETIEKLKDKLLLQGLHPFHLPVAIDSAPGGRCRKGSPCDGFPCMVRAKGDAENSFLRPLLLRSDSNLTLLTNTKVEKLLLNEKNSRIEAALITKDGKSFIQKAHTIILSAGAVNSAALLLRSSCPSRPEGISNSSGNVGRYYMSHRNSVLLALSPFRKNPTIFQKTLAVNDFYSRGWGNIQLRGKVQKEMLQIKNKKLYKLFPGFIAKRSIDLWLMSEDRADPENRVSLQDGKIKICLKENENPGHESLIKAAAKMMKKAGYPLIFIDRRGIEAVQHQCGTLRMGKTSENAVLDNWCRSFDHPNLYIVDASFFPSSAAVNPALTIAAMGLRVGDHLQNQYRKKRSQLTNS; this is translated from the coding sequence ATGAATGCAAATAAAAATTGGAACCCTGACAAAATCTACGACTTCCTTATTATCGGATCGGGGATGGGAGGAAGCTCCATAGCCCATGCCCTGCACTCCTCAGGTGCCTCAATTCTAATGGTTGAACGGGGTGACTTCATTAAGCAGGAAAAAGAGAACTGGTCTGTTTCCGAACTGGTATTGAAAAAACGATACGCTGCCGATGAGGTCTGGCTGGATAAGAATGGTATTGAGTTCAAACCGCGGATGTATTACAACGTCGGAGGAAATAATAAGTTTTTTGGAGGAAGCGCATTAAGACTCCGTAAATCTGATTTCAACTCAGACTGGCCCATCGATTATAAGGAATTATCCCCCTGGTATAAGAGAGCAGAAGAACTTATGGGTGTAAGGGGTGAAGCCGGAGAAGATTCCACAGAACCTGATGATCAGTGCTACTCCCTTCCCCCGGTAGAACATGAAGAGACCATTGAAAAACTAAAAGACAAACTGCTGCTGCAGGGACTCCACCCCTTTCACCTGCCTGTTGCGATAGATTCGGCACCCGGAGGCCGCTGCCGGAAAGGTAGCCCCTGCGATGGATTCCCCTGCATGGTAAGAGCCAAGGGTGATGCGGAAAACAGCTTTCTCAGACCACTACTCCTCCGATCGGACTCTAACTTGACCCTTTTAACCAATACAAAAGTGGAGAAACTCCTTTTAAATGAAAAGAACAGTCGAATAGAGGCTGCTTTAATAACTAAGGATGGAAAGAGTTTCATTCAGAAAGCCCATACAATTATCCTTTCGGCAGGAGCCGTCAATTCAGCGGCTTTACTTTTACGCTCATCATGTCCCTCCAGACCAGAGGGAATATCCAACAGCTCAGGCAATGTAGGCCGCTACTATATGTCTCATAGAAACTCAGTCCTTCTGGCCCTTTCCCCATTCAGGAAAAATCCCACTATTTTTCAGAAGACCCTTGCTGTCAATGATTTTTACTCACGGGGTTGGGGGAATATACAGCTCAGGGGGAAAGTACAGAAAGAGATGCTTCAAATAAAGAATAAAAAGCTTTACAAACTATTTCCCGGATTCATAGCAAAGCGGAGTATTGATCTCTGGTTGATGAGTGAAGACAGGGCAGATCCTGAGAACAGAGTCAGCCTGCAGGACGGGAAGATAAAGATATGCCTCAAAGAAAATGAAAACCCCGGGCACGAGAGCCTAATAAAAGCAGCTGCTAAAATGATGAAAAAGGCCGGATACCCTCTCATTTTTATTGATAGACGAGGTATTGAAGCCGTCCAGCATCAATGCGGAACTCTCCGGATGGGGAAAACTTCAGAGAATGCAGTACTGGATAATTGGTGCAGATCTTTTGATCATCCCAACCTTTACATTGTGGATGCATCCTTCTTCCCCAGCTCTGCTGCCGTCAATCCGGCGCTGACAATTGCCGCCATGGGACTCCGTGTGGGAGATCATCTGCAAAATCAGTACCGAAAAAAAAGATCTCAGTTGACAAATTCTTAG
- a CDS encoding DeoR/GlpR family DNA-binding transcription regulator — protein sequence MNQRHKQILSIMSDGRKVTVNDLAEQLEVSQATIRQDLTQLENKGFLRRVHGGAVLDETDDISHRMGINYEQKLRIARMAAQYVNEGETIYIESGSINALFAKEVSRIPKTTIITSNAFIARQIGKEALGNVILLGGLYQPESECMVGNLVKICLNALNFTKAFIGIDGFSIETGFTGRDMMRAEINSEIISRSPQTFILTDASKFGKIALSRYCGVEDIDYLITDEVPAPEYKKVLEKAGVNLLIPE from the coding sequence ATGAATCAGAGACACAAACAGATATTGAGCATCATGTCAGACGGACGTAAGGTAACGGTTAATGATCTGGCAGAACAGCTGGAAGTATCCCAGGCTACAATCAGACAGGATTTGACACAGCTTGAAAACAAAGGTTTCCTTAGAAGAGTACATGGTGGAGCCGTTCTGGATGAAACAGATGATATTTCCCATCGTATGGGTATCAACTATGAGCAGAAACTCCGTATTGCCCGAATGGCGGCACAGTATGTTAATGAGGGAGAAACCATCTATATTGAATCTGGGTCCATCAATGCCCTCTTTGCCAAAGAAGTTTCACGTATCCCCAAGACAACAATAATCACATCAAATGCCTTTATTGCCAGACAGATAGGTAAAGAGGCTCTGGGAAATGTAATCCTCCTGGGAGGTCTCTACCAGCCTGAAAGTGAATGTATGGTGGGTAATCTGGTTAAGATCTGCCTTAATGCCCTTAATTTCACAAAGGCTTTTATCGGAATTGACGGCTTTTCAATAGAGACCGGTTTTACAGGTCGGGACATGATGCGCGCAGAAATAAATTCTGAAATAATCAGCCGAAGCCCTCAAACCTTTATTCTCACAGATGCCAGTAAATTCGGAAAGATTGCCCTTTCCCGTTACTGCGGTGTGGAAGATATTGATTATCTTATTACAGATGAAGTTCCGGCACCCGAGTATAAAAAGGTTCTGGAAAAAGCAGGCGTAAATCTTCTTATTCCGGAATAG
- a CDS encoding ABC transporter substrate-binding protein has protein sequence MKKVLYLMLVLSMVTAGLFAGGQQDTAAEEVMDVNEVEVLHWWTSGGEAAALNVLKEDLEAKGISWTDSPVAGGGGDGAMTVLRSRATAGNPPVAVQMLGFDIIDWAELGFLADLNDVAKAENWDAVVPEALKFFSKYDGEWVAAPVNVHSTNWVWASKEIMDDLGITEPKTWDEFIMAMEKVQASGKIALAHGGQAWQDATMFDSCVIAAGGPEFYKKSMIDLDEDALKSDTMVDAFYKMSQLRSFVDDNFSGRDWNLASAMVIEGDACFQMMGDWAKGEFKAAGLEPGKDFYFMRTPGTQGTVTFNADQFVMFDVAPEYKHAQQELAKAILAPSFQVAFNLVKGSVPARTDIPDTEFDAAGKKGMKDLAEASKNGTLFGSMGHGHASPASVKQAMYDVVTSHFNGVYGDEEAAMELAAAVASAK, from the coding sequence ATGAAAAAGGTACTTTATCTAATGCTGGTTCTGTCCATGGTGACAGCTGGTCTTTTTGCTGGTGGTCAGCAGGATACTGCAGCAGAAGAGGTAATGGATGTTAATGAAGTTGAAGTTCTTCACTGGTGGACTTCCGGTGGTGAAGCAGCCGCTCTTAATGTATTAAAAGAAGATCTTGAAGCCAAGGGAATCAGCTGGACTGACTCTCCTGTAGCCGGTGGTGGTGGTGATGGTGCCATGACTGTTCTTCGTTCAAGAGCTACAGCAGGAAATCCTCCTGTTGCGGTTCAGATGCTTGGTTTTGATATTATTGACTGGGCTGAACTGGGATTCCTGGCAGACCTCAATGATGTAGCAAAAGCTGAGAATTGGGATGCAGTTGTACCTGAAGCCCTTAAATTCTTCTCTAAATATGACGGAGAGTGGGTCGCTGCTCCTGTTAATGTACACTCTACCAACTGGGTATGGGCAAGCAAAGAGATTATGGATGATCTTGGAATCACTGAACCTAAAACATGGGATGAGTTCATCATGGCCATGGAAAAAGTTCAGGCGTCCGGAAAAATCGCTCTGGCACACGGCGGACAGGCCTGGCAGGATGCCACAATGTTTGACAGTTGTGTTATCGCAGCCGGTGGACCCGAATTTTACAAGAAATCAATGATTGATCTGGATGAAGATGCACTGAAATCTGACACTATGGTTGATGCATTTTACAAAATGTCTCAGCTGAGATCATTTGTTGATGATAACTTCAGCGGTAGAGACTGGAACCTGGCCTCCGCCATGGTTATTGAAGGCGATGCATGTTTCCAGATGATGGGTGACTGGGCCAAGGGTGAATTCAAGGCTGCCGGTCTTGAACCTGGAAAAGACTTCTACTTCATGAGAACTCCCGGAACACAGGGAACCGTAACCTTCAACGCCGACCAGTTTGTAATGTTTGATGTAGCACCTGAGTACAAACATGCTCAGCAGGAACTGGCAAAAGCCATTCTGGCTCCCAGCTTTCAGGTTGCATTCAATCTGGTTAAGGGATCTGTACCTGCAAGAACCGACATCCCCGATACAGAGTTTGACGCTGCCGGTAAAAAAGGTATGAAAGACCTGGCCGAAGCTTCCAAAAACGGAACTCTCTTTGGATCAATGGGTCATGGTCATGCATCACCTGCCAGTGTAAAACAGGCTATGTATGATGTAGTTACCTCTCACTTTAATGGTGTTTACGGTGACGAAGAAGCTGCAATGGAACTCGCTGCAGCAGTTGCAAGCGCAAAATAA